From Haloterrigena salifodinae, the proteins below share one genomic window:
- a CDS encoding HalOD1 output domain-containing protein gives MSNASRSIETAVSTKVIQRVAAVTDRTVTELPPLYETIDPEALDAVIDSAATDESALECQFTYSGCQVSITESGAVLVEREDC, from the coding sequence ATGAGCAATGCATCCCGATCGATAGAGACCGCCGTGTCGACGAAGGTCATCCAGCGTGTTGCGGCAGTCACGGACCGTACGGTGACCGAGTTACCGCCCTTGTACGAGACGATCGATCCGGAGGCACTCGACGCCGTTATCGATTCGGCCGCGACGGACGAGTCAGCGCTGGAGTGCCAATTCACGTACTCAGGCTGTCAGGTTAGTATCACTGAATCCGGAGCCGTTCTCGTCGAAAGAGAGGACTGTTAG
- a CDS encoding SDR family NAD(P)-dependent oxidoreductase, producing the protein MVDYQHSPVTVSGKRAVVIGGTSGIGQAIALGFAEEGADVIATSRSEEKVDETASAIEDRGVVTARVTCDVTDADSLEAVRETAVDELGGVDIVVASQGAISRKSVQDISDEDWDFVTDVALDGVRRVTQAFAPAMDEGGSIINISSLTARLSMANLPAYTAAKGGVEAFTRASAKELSPDIRVNAIAPGFVITPQNADTYAEGTEKRERIDERTPLGRVAEREEIVGAAIYLGSDASSFVTGEIVTIDGGFADSAF; encoded by the coding sequence ATGGTCGATTACCAACACAGCCCGGTGACCGTCAGTGGCAAACGAGCCGTCGTCATCGGCGGGACGAGCGGGATCGGACAGGCGATCGCCCTCGGCTTCGCCGAGGAGGGCGCCGACGTCATCGCGACGAGTCGCAGCGAGGAGAAAGTCGACGAAACTGCCTCGGCGATCGAAGACCGCGGCGTCGTGACAGCGCGGGTCACCTGCGACGTCACCGACGCCGACTCGCTCGAGGCCGTCCGCGAGACGGCCGTCGACGAACTCGGCGGCGTCGACATCGTCGTCGCCTCGCAGGGAGCGATCTCCCGGAAGTCGGTCCAGGACATCTCCGACGAGGACTGGGATTTCGTCACCGACGTCGCGCTCGACGGCGTCCGCCGGGTGACCCAGGCCTTCGCGCCGGCGATGGACGAAGGCGGGTCGATCATCAACATCTCCTCGCTGACGGCGCGGCTCTCGATGGCGAACCTGCCGGCGTACACCGCCGCCAAGGGCGGCGTCGAGGCCTTCACCCGTGCGTCCGCGAAGGAACTCTCGCCCGACATCAGAGTCAACGCGATCGCGCCGGGTTTCGTCATCACGCCCCAGAACGCGGACACGTACGCCGAGGGTACCGAGAAACGCGAGCGCATCGACGAGCGAACCCCGCTCGGCCGAGTCGCCGAGCGCGAGGAGATCGTCGGCGCGGCGATCTACCTCGGTAGCGACGCCAGTTCGTTCGTAACCGGCGAGATCGTCACGATCGACGGCGGCTTCGCCGACAGCGCGTTCTGA
- a CDS encoding SMP-30/gluconolactonase/LRE family protein — MTRLERVADTQNDTGEGPLWHPDEDCLFWVDIPAGKLYRFDPDAETHTLAYETDGDQPIGGFTIQADGSLLLFQNGRVSRWQPGSESATLVTDVDVDTRFNDVIADPEGRVFCGTMPDEDSLGDLYRLDVDATVTTVVEDVDIANGMGFTADLETFYFTESEAHRIYAFDYDRETGGLSNRRTFVETPADDGIPDGLTVDEDDYVWSARWNGGRAVRYDPTGDPVDQLTVPARKVSSVTFAGPEYDDLYLTTALEGGDREAEGDGAGALFRATGLETGGSEAFRSRIKTE; from the coding sequence ATGACCCGACTCGAACGTGTCGCGGACACGCAAAACGACACGGGCGAAGGACCGTTGTGGCACCCCGACGAAGACTGTTTGTTCTGGGTCGATATCCCGGCGGGCAAACTGTATCGGTTCGATCCGGACGCCGAAACGCATACGCTCGCGTACGAAACCGACGGCGACCAGCCGATCGGCGGCTTCACGATCCAGGCCGACGGCTCGCTACTGCTCTTCCAGAACGGTCGAGTCAGTCGCTGGCAGCCGGGTTCGGAATCGGCGACGCTCGTCACCGACGTCGACGTCGACACGCGCTTTAACGACGTCATCGCGGACCCCGAGGGGCGGGTGTTCTGCGGGACGATGCCCGACGAGGATTCGCTGGGCGATCTCTACCGGCTCGACGTCGACGCTACCGTCACGACCGTCGTCGAGGACGTCGACATCGCGAACGGTATGGGCTTTACCGCCGACCTCGAGACGTTCTACTTCACCGAGTCGGAGGCCCACCGGATCTACGCGTTCGACTACGACCGGGAAACTGGGGGGCTCTCGAACCGACGGACGTTCGTCGAGACGCCCGCCGACGACGGGATTCCGGACGGGCTGACCGTCGACGAGGACGACTACGTCTGGTCGGCGCGGTGGAACGGCGGTCGCGCGGTTCGGTACGATCCGACCGGTGACCCGGTCGACCAACTCACCGTTCCCGCACGCAAAGTATCCTCGGTCACCTTCGCCGGTCCCGAATACGACGACCTGTACCTGACGACGGCGCTCGAGGGCGGCGATCGGGAGGCAGAAGGTGACGGCGCCGGCGCGCTCTTCCGAGCGACGGGGCTCGAGACCGGCGGCAGCGAAGCGTTCCGGTCGCGAATCAAAACGGAGTAA
- a CDS encoding IclR family transcriptional regulator has protein sequence MAEPKHPVRTVDRAMEIVEIIQELDGAGVSEIAEQVDIGKSAVHNHLNTLVNREYLVKEGDEYQIGLSFLGLGAYARDRTQIYETARSEIDKLANETGELANLLVEKNGMGIYLYQAQGQNAVELDTHEGKQVRLHCTGLGKSILAFRPRDEVTEILDKHGMPKMTEQTITDRDQLFNELDQIREQKYAVDNEERLAGLCCVSAPITNGEERSIGAISVACPVHRISEERFYEELPDAVLGTANVIELEHNYS, from the coding sequence ATGGCAGAACCGAAACACCCGGTCCGAACGGTCGACAGGGCGATGGAGATCGTGGAGATCATTCAGGAACTCGACGGCGCAGGCGTCTCCGAGATCGCCGAGCAGGTCGATATCGGCAAAAGCGCGGTTCACAACCACCTGAACACGCTCGTGAACAGGGAGTACCTCGTCAAGGAGGGCGACGAGTACCAGATCGGCCTCTCGTTCCTCGGCCTCGGCGCGTACGCTCGAGACCGGACCCAGATCTACGAGACCGCCCGGTCCGAGATCGACAAACTCGCCAACGAAACCGGCGAGTTGGCGAACCTCCTCGTCGAGAAAAACGGGATGGGGATCTACCTCTACCAGGCGCAGGGCCAAAATGCCGTGGAGCTCGATACGCACGAAGGAAAGCAGGTCAGGCTGCACTGCACCGGACTGGGCAAGTCGATTCTTGCCTTCCGACCCCGCGACGAAGTCACCGAGATCCTCGACAAGCACGGGATGCCCAAGATGACCGAGCAGACGATCACGGACCGCGATCAACTGTTCAACGAACTCGACCAGATCCGAGAGCAGAAGTACGCGGTCGACAACGAGGAGCGCCTCGCCGGCCTCTGCTGTGTCTCCGCGCCCATTACGAACGGGGAAGAACGGAGCATCGGCGCCATCAGCGTCGCCTGTCCGGTCCACCGGATCAGCGAGGAGCGGTTCTACGAGGAACTTCCGGACGCCGTCCTCGGCACCGCGAACGTCATCGAACTCGAGCACAACTACTCGTAA
- a CDS encoding glycoside hydrolase family 127 protein: MGPRDAVSDGISLSEVTIDDDFWSPRRERNRDITISYQYDQLEESGTLENFRRVADEESGGFQGMWFQDTDAYKWIEAASYVLSQREDPELEAKVDEVISLIADAQQPDGYLNTYFSLVEPENRWTNLHMMHELYCAGHLIEAAVAHYRATEKETLLEVAVDFADRVDDVFGDEVDGVPGHEEIELALLKLYRVTDEMRYLELAKYFIDLRGKEDRLAWEIDNPETLGGAEYDDGEVISAARDVFTHEDGSYDGRYAQAHEPLRDQETVEGHSVRAMYLFAAATDLAIETDEDELIESLERLWTNMTTKRMYVTGGLGPEEAHEGFTTDYDLRNDAYAETCATIGSVYWNQRLFELTGEAKYADLIERTLYNGFLAGVSLDGTEFFYENPLESDGDHHRKGWFTCACCPPNAARLLASLGEYVYSQRESALYVNQYLGGSVETTVDGATVELSQDSSLPWSGEVTIDVDAEGSSVPLRLRIPEWAESSTVTVNGESLDAPAEGYLEVEREWDDDRIELTFEQAVTRLEAHPAVAADAGRVALKRGPLVYCLEAVDNDRPLHQYEDPEPTSTTHRPDLLEGVTVIEGEASVPDRQGWDGELYRPADETARERTEFTAIPYYAWDNREPGAMRVWLRS, from the coding sequence ATGGGTCCACGAGATGCAGTTAGCGACGGAATTTCGCTCTCCGAGGTCACGATCGACGACGACTTTTGGTCGCCGCGACGGGAGCGAAACAGGGACATAACGATCAGCTATCAGTACGACCAGCTCGAGGAGTCCGGGACGCTCGAGAACTTCCGACGCGTCGCCGACGAGGAGTCCGGCGGGTTTCAGGGGATGTGGTTTCAGGATACGGACGCGTACAAGTGGATCGAGGCCGCCTCGTACGTGCTCTCTCAGCGCGAGGATCCCGAACTGGAGGCGAAGGTCGACGAGGTGATCTCGCTGATCGCCGACGCACAGCAGCCCGACGGCTACCTGAACACGTACTTCTCCCTCGTCGAGCCCGAGAACCGGTGGACGAACCTCCACATGATGCACGAACTCTACTGCGCCGGACATCTCATCGAGGCCGCGGTCGCCCACTACAGGGCAACCGAAAAGGAGACGCTGCTCGAGGTGGCGGTCGACTTCGCGGACCGTGTCGACGACGTCTTCGGCGACGAGGTCGATGGCGTTCCCGGCCACGAGGAGATCGAACTGGCGCTCCTGAAACTCTACCGGGTCACCGACGAGATGCGGTATCTCGAGCTCGCGAAGTACTTCATCGACCTGCGCGGGAAGGAGGACCGCCTGGCCTGGGAGATCGACAACCCGGAGACGCTCGGTGGCGCCGAGTACGACGACGGCGAGGTCATTTCCGCCGCACGGGACGTCTTCACCCACGAAGACGGCTCGTACGACGGGCGCTACGCTCAGGCCCACGAGCCACTCCGGGACCAGGAGACCGTCGAAGGCCACTCCGTCAGGGCGATGTACCTGTTCGCGGCCGCGACGGACCTCGCTATCGAGACGGACGAAGACGAGTTGATCGAGTCCCTCGAGCGCCTCTGGACGAACATGACGACGAAGCGGATGTACGTCACCGGCGGACTCGGGCCCGAGGAGGCCCACGAGGGGTTCACGACGGACTACGACCTCAGGAACGACGCCTACGCCGAGACCTGCGCCACAATCGGGAGCGTCTACTGGAACCAGCGGCTGTTCGAACTCACCGGCGAGGCGAAGTACGCGGACCTCATCGAGCGGACGCTGTACAACGGCTTCCTCGCCGGCGTCTCGCTCGACGGAACCGAGTTCTTCTACGAGAACCCCTTAGAGAGCGACGGAGACCACCACCGGAAGGGCTGGTTCACCTGCGCGTGCTGTCCGCCGAACGCAGCCCGGCTGCTCGCGTCGCTCGGCGAATACGTCTACAGCCAGCGGGAATCGGCGCTGTACGTCAATCAGTACCTTGGCGGTAGCGTCGAGACGACGGTCGACGGCGCGACCGTCGAGCTATCCCAGGACAGCTCCCTCCCGTGGTCGGGCGAGGTCACCATCGATGTCGACGCCGAGGGGTCGTCGGTGCCGCTTCGCCTCCGAATCCCAGAGTGGGCCGAGTCGTCGACGGTGACGGTAAACGGCGAGTCGCTCGACGCGCCCGCCGAGGGCTACCTCGAGGTCGAACGGGAGTGGGACGACGACCGGATCGAGCTGACCTTCGAGCAGGCGGTCACGCGGCTGGAAGCCCATCCGGCGGTAGCGGCCGACGCCGGTCGCGTCGCCCTCAAACGCGGGCCGCTCGTCTACTGTCTCGAGGCGGTCGACAACGACCGGCCGCTCCACCAGTACGAGGACCCGGAGCCGACCTCGACGACGCACCGACCGGACCTGCTCGAGGGCGTCACGGTCATCGAAGGTGAGGCGAGCGTGCCAGACCGGCAGGGCTGGGACGGCGAACTGTACCGGCCGGCCGACGAGACGGCTCGAGAACGGACCGAGTTCACGGCGATTCCCTACTACGCGTGGGACAACCGCGAACCGGGAGCGATGCGAGTCTGGCTCCGGTCGTAG
- a CDS encoding ABC transporter ATP-binding protein, whose product MSNREHRLEGYRDAVEWPLVRLFVRFSQERRHWFSIGLLAGLFERLASLVPPFVLGVAIDAVFNQTTAYDLPLVPAGTIPATTEGQLWFSFALIFGCYVFTALLATVRMLSVDYFSHHLMHVVRTSTYDKMQQLDVRFFDGHEKGELMSILNNDISNFEQFFDDALTRAVRIGTVLLGITGILVYLNWQLAIVTLGAVPLLTAFTLWFMRRVEPVYDRIRSSVGGMNTRLENNLGGIHLIKTMTTESYESDRVTDVSYRYFDTNWQRIKLNTLYHPGSNFITNASFAATFIIGGYWVVIGPPPLFSGTLTVGSLVTFLFMSQRFTGPLKQIALIIEQYENARASGKRVVGLMDMPVAIEDREDATELTDVDGRVEYDDVSFAYDPDEEYVLEDISFEVEPGETVAFVGPTGAGKSTVVRLLMRMYETDEGEVRIDGHDVCDVTLASLRETIGYVSQNNYLFGGTVRENIAYGTFDATDEEVVDAAEAAQAHTFIEELPDGYDTQVGEEGVKLSGGQRQRIALARIILSNPEILVLDEATSDVDTETEMLIQRSIEEITADRTTFVIAHRLSTVRDADTILVLDDGEIVERGGHGALLEQDGLYANLWKVQAGEINELPETFVERITQNN is encoded by the coding sequence GTGTCCAACAGAGAACATCGATTGGAGGGGTATCGTGATGCAGTCGAATGGCCGTTGGTCCGTCTCTTCGTCCGCTTTAGTCAGGAGCGGCGTCACTGGTTCTCGATCGGACTCCTCGCCGGCTTATTCGAGCGGCTCGCGTCGTTGGTCCCGCCGTTCGTTCTCGGCGTCGCTATCGACGCCGTCTTCAACCAGACGACGGCGTACGACCTGCCGCTCGTCCCGGCCGGGACCATTCCGGCGACGACGGAAGGACAGCTCTGGTTCTCGTTTGCGCTTATCTTCGGATGTTACGTGTTCACGGCGCTGCTGGCGACGGTGCGGATGCTCTCGGTCGACTACTTCTCACACCACCTAATGCACGTCGTTCGCACGTCCACCTACGACAAGATGCAACAGCTGGACGTTCGCTTCTTCGACGGTCACGAGAAGGGCGAACTCATGAGCATCCTGAACAACGACATCTCCAACTTCGAGCAGTTCTTCGATGACGCGCTCACCCGGGCGGTCCGGATCGGGACGGTCCTCCTGGGAATCACCGGGATACTCGTCTATCTGAACTGGCAGCTCGCGATCGTGACGTTGGGGGCAGTCCCCTTGCTCACCGCGTTCACGCTGTGGTTCATGCGCCGGGTCGAGCCGGTCTACGACCGGATTCGATCGAGCGTCGGCGGCATGAACACCCGCCTCGAGAACAACCTCGGCGGGATCCACCTCATCAAGACGATGACGACGGAGTCCTACGAGTCCGACCGCGTCACGGACGTCTCCTACCGTTACTTCGATACGAACTGGCAGCGGATCAAGCTCAACACGCTGTACCATCCGGGGAGTAACTTCATCACGAACGCGTCGTTCGCGGCGACGTTCATCATCGGCGGCTATTGGGTCGTCATTGGGCCGCCGCCGCTGTTCAGCGGGACGCTCACCGTCGGCTCGCTCGTCACTTTCCTCTTTATGAGCCAGCGGTTTACCGGTCCGCTCAAGCAGATCGCGCTCATCATCGAACAGTACGAGAACGCCCGCGCGTCCGGCAAACGCGTCGTCGGCCTTATGGACATGCCCGTCGCCATCGAGGACCGCGAGGACGCGACGGAGCTGACCGACGTCGACGGCCGCGTCGAGTACGACGACGTGAGCTTCGCCTACGACCCCGACGAGGAGTACGTCCTCGAGGACATCTCGTTCGAGGTCGAGCCGGGCGAGACGGTCGCGTTCGTCGGGCCGACCGGCGCGGGTAAGTCCACGGTCGTCCGCCTCCTCATGCGGATGTACGAGACCGACGAGGGGGAGGTCAGGATCGACGGCCACGACGTCTGCGACGTGACGCTGGCGAGTCTCCGGGAGACAATCGGCTACGTCAGTCAGAACAACTACCTCTTCGGCGGCACCGTCAGGGAGAACATCGCGTACGGGACCTTCGACGCGACCGACGAGGAGGTCGTCGACGCCGCCGAGGCCGCACAGGCCCACACGTTCATCGAGGAGCTTCCGGACGGGTACGACACCCAGGTCGGTGAGGAGGGCGTCAAACTCTCCGGCGGGCAGCGCCAGCGGATCGCGCTCGCGCGTATCATCCTCTCGAATCCGGAGATCCTCGTCCTTGACGAGGCGACCAGCGACGTCGACACCGAGACGGAGATGCTCATCCAGCGCTCGATCGAGGAGATCACCGCCGACAGGACGACGTTCGTCATCGCCCACCGACTGTCGACGGTCCGCGATGCCGACACCATTCTCGTCCTCGACGACGGGGAGATCGTCGAGCGAGGGGGTCACGGCGCGTTGCTCGAGCAGGACGGGCTCTACGCGAACCTCTGGAAGGTCCAGGCCGGCGAGATCAACGAACTCCCGGAAACGTTCGTCGAGCGCATCACGCAGAACAACTGA